From the Robbsia betulipollinis genome, the window CTCGCTGCTGGGCATGCTCGTGGCCACCGCGGTCGCGGTTTTCAAGCATCAAGAGGCAAAGACCGCAAAGGCGAATGAGGCGACACAGGTGGAGGTGGCCGCTGCCGCGACGGACAAAGCGGCCGAAGCAGTGAGCGACGCCGCCGGCGCGCGCGCCGCGCTCGCGACCGTGACCCAGGCGGCGAGCGTTCGGCAGACGATCGAAGCAGGCAATGCAACGCTCGCGAAGACACCGGGCGCGCTGGACCAGGCGATGATCGACAAGGGGTACACGGAATGAAAAGGCTGATGCTTATCTGTGCTGCGGTAGCCGCGCCGCTTCTCGCGGGCTGCCCGGCCACGGTGCCCGTTCAGGCGCCGACGGCAACCTGCAAGACCGAGGTGGTCAATACGGCCTGCACCACGTTCTCGCTGATCAAGGTGCCTCGCGCCGAATTGGCCGGGCTTTCCGATCGCCTGAAGATGCAGATCACGAATCACGACGACGCCTACACTGCTGCGTGCGGCGCACCAACAGCGAAATAGCTATGCTCTTGCAAGGAACCAACATCGAGGGCAAGCGTGCAATCGGCCTGGCCATGCTCGAGGCGGTCAAGAGCATAACGGACGCGGTCGAGCGCGAGTACGGGGTGCTGAGTGTGCCTGATCCGAATATCGCGTTGGTTGGCGCGGACCGGTTCGGGGAGCGCCTGCGGTCGCTCTGCGCAAAAACCAAACTGCCGCGTGATGTACTGGCCGACACGATGGGCGTCAGCGTCGACACGATGAGGCTGTGGCAGAACGGCGAACGGTACCCGAACTACTGGAGTCTAGTGAGGGTCGCCGGCTATTTCCAGGTTACGCCGAATTGGCTGATTACTGGGAAAGCTTAAAGATCAATAGCAATCAGTTATTTTGACGGTCGTGCAGAGAGTTCTGCTGAATGGGCGAATAAATTAATATAGGAGGAATTTCTTTGCATTAAAATTTTGACGCTCATGAAGGTGTTAATGTCGCAGCTTAGCTATGGCCCATTTGGCGCAAGATGGACCGTAATCAAAGGGCGGTTTGTTGAGAAGGCAGTTGCTTTTAGCAACTCCTACAGCGGCCAGCCATTGATTAATAAAAACGCTTGCTATTTCTGTAAAATTTCTACGGGAAATTGTTTCTTTGCGGGAAATATTAAAGAGAGTATTGGTATAGAAAGCCCTGTGCGTCGGAAGAAGCACTGCGTTTAATAGAGGAGTATCAATGTGTACGCAGCCAAGAAGGATCGAATCTATTTGAATCGCGAATTTCATATTTTGGACATCTTTTAAATCTATTCCTTTTCCATACGCTTCCCAATTTTGTATCAGCGCTGTGCCGAGCTCTTTCTTTCCTGGGGGATAGCTTAAAAAGAAAGCTGTGAGACCAGAGGGCGTGTAAGCCGGATTAATGAGAGCTTTACGCGTCTCTGCAGAAATGAGTTCTTTTAATTTTAAATTCATCAATCTATATGTGCAGCCAGTCCGAAAAATCCAACGGGCAATTTGGCGCTGTATATCATAGGAGTAATGCAGCGGACATGTTAGTCCTCTCGCCATCGAAAGCATTGCGTCTGAGATTGGCGCATCCATTCTTTCCATCCAGCCATTGTTGCAATCTTCACATACTCCGCCTGCCTGCAGTTTGTCGGCAGTCGCGAGACGGCTACTGATGATTTTTCCCGTCGCGCCGCTGACGTGGTCCGAAGGCATGTTCGTTTGTAAATGGCCAAGTTCCCTAAGCCAAGCTTTCTTGATTAAGTGCTCACGAGATCGCGTTCCTGCACCTATCGGCTCACCGCAAAATCCACACATTTTCTCTGCCATAAAAGTTTAAAGTTAGGTTGGAAAGGAAAGAAGATTTTAGTATTTTTTCTCTTTATATTACAAGGTGGGTAGTCGAACAACTGCAAGTTTTTTTACAATACGTGGCAACATACGACACAGCAGGATGTCCCTACGATTATGCTGTTGGTGCTCCAGTAATAGCAATATACTGTGTTTTTATACAGTATATTGGCAGGAGCAACCACTATCAATGGCAGATCCAATCATTCCCTGGATGGGCGGTAAGCGGCGCCTCGCCGCGCATATCATCCCCCGGTTCCCACGGCATAAATGCTACGTCGAGGTATTCGCTGGCGGCGCCGCGCTGTTCTTCCAGCGGCCCCCGGCCGACGTCGAAGTGCTCAACGACATCAACGGCGAACTGGTCAACCTGTACCGCATCGTCCAGCATCACCTCGAGGAATTCGTCCGGCAGTTCAAATGGGCGCTGACAAGTCGGGAGGTGTTCAAGTGGCTGCAGGATACTCGCCCTGAGACGCTGACGGACATCCAGCGCGCCGCGCGCTTTTACTATCTGCAGCACAACTGCTTCGGTGGGAAGGTAGAGGGGCAAACGTTCGGGGTGGCCACGACCGCGCCGCCGGGGTTGAATCTCCTGCGACTCGAGGAGACGCTCTCGGCGGCGCACTTGCGTCTCTCGTCGGCGTTCATCGAGCGGCTGGACTGGCGCGCCTGCATCGAGCGGTACGATCGGCCGCACACGCTCTTCTTCCTCGATCCGCCGTACTGGCAGACGGCAGGCTACGGCGTTCCGTTCCCATTTTCTGAATACGAGGCAATGGCAGAGACGGTCCGGAATCTGAAGGGGCGGGCAATCGTGACGCTCAACGACCATCCGGACATCCGGCGCGTGTTCGACGGTTTCCACATCGAGACGGCCGACATCAAATATACGGTGGGCGGCGGGGAAGGTGTGGCGCGGAAGGAGGTGCTGATTTTCAGTTGGAACGATGCGGAAGAACCGGCCGGATTGTTCTAGCTGAGCCGTAGTCGCGGACGCGAGTCGCATAACTTCACTCAGCCGCGCACCGTCAAAAACCCGCATGTAACCCTTTGTTTTTACACATGCGAGATTGTTGCTGACAGGTAGGCCATTGATCAGTCAGAAATCATTGAAGGCCATGATTTTGAAGAATAAAAGGCAATTCGTATCAACATCGTGATGACGATGATGCGCAACTGCGGAAACGTCCGCATCAGATAGGCGATCAGGCGCAGGCCATCCTGCTGTCTGCCGCCCGGCATGGAAAAATCGGTGACCAACACATCGCAAGGCTGCTTGCCCAATACGTCGACCAGTTCATCGCTGCTGCCCGCCGTGGCGACGATTTCCGTCGATGCGATGGTGCTGAACAGGGATGCGACACCGGCGAGAAAGAGGGGATGATCATCGGCAACAATGACCCTGATCGTCATGAGCGCTCCATTACTTGGATGGGGAGGAGGGCGCCGCGCAGGCGTGCGGAGGGAAACGGGTTCAGGGTCTCATGGCGGCGCCATCCTGCTGCGCGGATCCGCGAAACGATGTTCGAATTTCCCCCTCGGCGCATCCGGCACTGTCGCCGCGGCGTGCCGGCTGGTGCATCCGGCACGCTTCGACACCGGCGGGTGTCTCATAATTTGACGGCTCCAGAGCTTTCCAACTGGACGCATGGATGGTGCCCACGAAGTGGAAAACGGGTAAGTCGACTGGTCTTAATTCTTGCCGATGCGCGCCCGTGATGCGGTGCGATAATCACCGCTTCTCCATGCCCTGTGGCGCTTTCCATCATGATAAAAATTGTCTCCAGTTTGTTTCGCTATCATCTCCGGCTGGTGGCCGCCATCGTCCTGGGCGTCGTGATCGCGCTCTTCATGCCGGGGCATTGGCCGGGAATCGAGCGCGGCCTGGTCGGCTGGAACGTGATCCTGTGGTCGTATCTCGCGCTGCTGTGGCAAATGATGCTGAGTCACCGCGAAGCCATTCACGTCCGCAAGATGGCGGGACGCGAAGACGAGAGCGCGGGCACGGTGCTGTTGACGGTCACCCTCGCCACGCTCGTGAGCCTCGCGGCGATCGTGCTGGAACTGGCCACCGCGAAAGGGGCGGCCGGCGAGGCGCAGAAGACGCTGCATATCGTTCTTTCGCTCGTGACCCTGCTCGGCGGCTGGACGCTGCTGCCCACGCTTTTCACGATCTACTACGCCCGAATGTATTTCGCCGAGGACGCGGCGGCGCCCGCCCTGCGGTTCGCCGATGACAAGCTGGACCCGACATACTGGGATTTCGCGTATTTTTCCTTCACGATCGCGGTCGCGTCCCAGACGTCCGACGTCGCCGTGGCCACGCCGCGCATGCGCCGGGTGACGCTGGGCCAGTCCGTGCTGTCGTATTTCTTCAATCTCGCCATCATGGGCCTGTCGATCAATATCGCCGCGAGTCTGCTGAGTTGAGCGGCACGGCATCGAGAGCTGTGCGCAAACGCGGGGCC encodes:
- a CDS encoding DUF1345 domain-containing protein, whose protein sequence is MIKIVSSLFRYHLRLVAAIVLGVVIALFMPGHWPGIERGLVGWNVILWSYLALLWQMMLSHREAIHVRKMAGREDESAGTVLLTVTLATLVSLAAIVLELATAKGAAGEAQKTLHIVLSLVTLLGGWTLLPTLFTIYYARMYFAEDAAAPALRFADDKLDPTYWDFAYFSFTIAVASQTSDVAVATPRMRRVTLGQSVLSYFFNLAIMGLSINIAASLLS
- a CDS encoding DNA adenine methylase, which codes for MADPIIPWMGGKRRLAAHIIPRFPRHKCYVEVFAGGAALFFQRPPADVEVLNDINGELVNLYRIVQHHLEEFVRQFKWALTSREVFKWLQDTRPETLTDIQRAARFYYLQHNCFGGKVEGQTFGVATTAPPGLNLLRLEETLSAAHLRLSSAFIERLDWRACIERYDRPHTLFFLDPPYWQTAGYGVPFPFSEYEAMAETVRNLKGRAIVTLNDHPDIRRVFDGFHIETADIKYTVGGGEGVARKEVLIFSWNDAEEPAGLF
- a CDS encoding helix-turn-helix domain-containing protein; the encoded protein is MLLQGTNIEGKRAIGLAMLEAVKSITDAVEREYGVLSVPDPNIALVGADRFGERLRSLCAKTKLPRDVLADTMGVSVDTMRLWQNGERYPNYWSLVRVAGYFQVTPNWLITGKA
- a CDS encoding response regulator — translated: MTIRVIVADDHPLFLAGVASLFSTIASTEIVATAGSSDELVDVLGKQPCDVLVTDFSMPGGRQQDGLRLIAYLMRTFPQLRIIVITMLIRIAFYSSKSWPSMISD